One window of the Streptomyces asoensis genome contains the following:
- the rsmI gene encoding 16S rRNA (cytidine(1402)-2'-O)-methyltransferase — MGPARPCEDGNVTATPGILVLAGTPIGDVSDAPPRLAEELTGADVIAAEDTRRLRRLTQALGVTPKGRVVSYFEGNESARTPELVADLVGGARVLLVTDAGMPSVSDPGYRLVAAAVEQDIRVTAVPGPSAVLTALALSGLPVDRFCFEGFLPRKAGERLSRLREVAEERRTLVYFEAPHRLDDTLAAMAEVFGTDRRAAVCRELTKTYEEVKRGPLGELAEWAAEGVRGEITVVVTGAPERGPEELDATELVRRVRVREEAGERRKEAIAAVAAEAGLPKRDVFDAVVAAKNAGAL, encoded by the coding sequence ATGGGCCCTGCTCGGCCCTGCGAGGATGGAAACGTGACAGCTACGCCCGGAATCCTCGTTCTCGCCGGTACTCCCATCGGTGACGTCTCCGACGCCCCGCCCCGTCTCGCCGAGGAGCTGACCGGCGCCGACGTGATCGCCGCCGAGGACACCCGCCGACTGCGGCGGCTGACCCAGGCGCTGGGCGTGACGCCCAAGGGGCGTGTCGTGTCCTACTTCGAGGGCAACGAGTCCGCCCGTACTCCCGAGCTGGTCGCGGATCTGGTGGGCGGCGCACGGGTGCTGCTCGTCACCGACGCGGGGATGCCGTCGGTCTCCGACCCCGGGTACCGGCTGGTCGCCGCGGCCGTCGAGCAGGACATCCGCGTCACCGCCGTCCCCGGCCCGTCCGCGGTGCTCACCGCGCTGGCCCTTTCCGGGCTGCCCGTCGACCGGTTCTGCTTCGAGGGGTTCCTGCCGAGGAAGGCGGGGGAGCGGCTGTCCCGGCTGCGGGAGGTCGCGGAGGAACGCAGGACCCTCGTGTACTTCGAGGCCCCGCACCGGCTCGACGACACCCTCGCCGCGATGGCCGAGGTGTTCGGCACGGACCGACGGGCCGCCGTGTGCCGGGAGCTGACCAAGACGTACGAAGAGGTGAAGCGCGGTCCGCTCGGCGAGCTGGCGGAGTGGGCGGCCGAGGGCGTGCGGGGCGAGATCACCGTCGTCGTCACCGGGGCGCCCGAGCGCGGGCCCGAGGAGCTCGACGCGACGGAGCTGGTGCGGCGGGTGCGGGTGCGCGAGGAGGCGGGCGAGCGCCGTAAGGAGGCCATCGCGGCGGTGGCGGCGGAGGCGGGGCTGCCGAAGCGCGACGTGTTCGACGCGGTGGTGGCGGCGAAGAACGCCGGGGCTCTGTGA
- a CDS encoding dolichyl-phosphate-mannose--protein mannosyltransferase: MTSTASSMDSTDYRQGRTPPDQRPSWQQRLRRFGYTAEPSADVRERLVPPFAQPSPRLWRALGLPPLWTDRIARWSSWGGPLLVTLLAGVLRFWHLGSPKAVIFDETYYAKDAWAVVHRGFEVNWDKNANDVILSSGGHVTIPTDAAYVVHPPVGKYVIGLGELLFGFDPFGWRFMTAVLGTLSVLLLCRIGRRIFRSTFLGCLAGALMAVDGLAFVMSRTSLLDGVLMFFVLAAFGCLVVDRDKAREKLAAALPLDADGRCRPDPHIAETTRLGRRPWRWGAGLMLGLAIGTKWNGLYILVAFCLMAVLWDVGSRKVAGARRPYLAVLKRDTGFAFLATVPVALVTYLVSWTGWILSATDGKGGYYRNWAATDGKGGNWTWLFPDWWRSLWHYEHEVYEFHTHLTSPHTYQSNPWSWLVLGRPVSYFYESPTPGQDGCPTDAGEKCAREVLAIGTPLLWWAACFAVLYVLWRWLFRRDWRAGAIVCGIAAGYLPWFMYQERTIFLFYAVVFLPFLCLAVAMMIGALVGPPGSSDTRRVAGATGAGVLVLLIAWNFIYFWPLYTGQAIPIDDWRSRMWLDTWV; encoded by the coding sequence GTGACCAGTACCGCGTCCTCCATGGACTCCACGGACTACCGGCAGGGCCGGACGCCGCCCGACCAGCGGCCGTCGTGGCAGCAACGGCTGCGCCGCTTCGGATACACCGCGGAGCCGTCCGCCGACGTCCGGGAGCGGCTGGTGCCGCCGTTCGCGCAGCCCAGCCCGCGGTTGTGGCGGGCGCTGGGCCTTCCACCGCTGTGGACGGACCGGATCGCGCGCTGGTCGTCCTGGGGCGGTCCGCTGCTGGTCACACTGCTGGCGGGCGTGCTCCGGTTCTGGCACCTGGGCAGCCCCAAGGCGGTGATATTCGACGAGACGTACTACGCCAAGGACGCGTGGGCGGTCGTCCACCGCGGGTTCGAGGTCAACTGGGACAAGAACGCCAACGACGTCATCCTCTCCTCCGGCGGGCACGTCACGATCCCGACGGACGCGGCGTACGTCGTGCATCCGCCGGTCGGCAAGTACGTGATCGGGCTGGGCGAACTGCTCTTCGGGTTCGACCCGTTCGGCTGGCGGTTCATGACGGCGGTGCTCGGCACGCTCAGTGTCCTGCTGCTGTGCCGGATCGGCCGCCGGATCTTCCGCTCCACCTTCCTGGGCTGCCTGGCGGGCGCGCTGATGGCGGTCGACGGGCTCGCCTTCGTGATGAGCCGCACCTCGCTGCTCGACGGCGTGCTGATGTTCTTCGTGCTGGCGGCGTTCGGCTGCCTGGTGGTCGACCGGGACAAGGCACGCGAGAAACTCGCCGCCGCGCTCCCGCTCGACGCGGACGGCCGCTGCCGCCCCGACCCGCACATCGCGGAGACCACCCGCCTGGGCCGGCGGCCCTGGCGCTGGGGCGCGGGCCTGATGCTGGGCCTGGCCATCGGCACGAAGTGGAACGGCCTGTACATCCTGGTGGCGTTCTGCCTGATGGCCGTGTTGTGGGACGTCGGCTCGCGCAAGGTGGCGGGCGCCCGCCGCCCGTACCTGGCGGTGCTGAAGCGCGACACGGGCTTCGCGTTCCTGGCCACGGTCCCGGTCGCGCTGGTCACCTACCTGGTGTCGTGGACGGGCTGGATCCTGTCCGCCACCGACGGCAAGGGCGGCTACTACCGCAACTGGGCGGCCACCGACGGCAAGGGCGGCAACTGGACCTGGCTGTTCCCCGACTGGTGGCGCAGCCTGTGGCACTACGAGCACGAGGTCTACGAGTTCCACACCCACCTCACCTCGCCGCACACGTACCAGTCGAACCCGTGGAGCTGGCTCGTCCTCGGCCGCCCGGTCTCGTACTTCTACGAGTCCCCCACCCCGGGCCAGGACGGCTGTCCGACCGACGCGGGCGAGAAGTGCGCCCGCGAGGTCCTCGCGATCGGCACACCGCTGCTGTGGTGGGCGGCCTGCTTCGCGGTCCTCTACGTCCTGTGGCGCTGGCTCTTCCGCCGCGACTGGCGCGCCGGCGCGATCGTCTGCGGCATCGCGGCCGGCTATCTGCCGTGGTTCATGTACCAGGAACGCACGATCTTCCTCTTCTACGCCGTCGTCTTCCTGCCCTTCCTGTGCCTGGCGGTGGCGATGATGATCGGCGCGCTCGTCGGCCCCCCGGGTTCCAGCGACACCCGCCGCGTGGCAGGCGCCACCGGCGCAGGCGTCCTCGTCCTGCTCATCGCCTGGAACTTCATCTACTTCTGGCCCCTGTACACGGGGCAGGCGATCCCGATCGACGACTGGCGTTCACGTATGTGGCTGGATACGTGGGTCTAA